CAACAACTGACTATGGCACAATTAGCATGAATTGTATTTCTAAGTATCTTGATCAGGGCTGGAAACTTTTTTCAGATGCAGTAATTAATCCTGCCTTTGATAAAACCGAGTTCCAAACTACGAAAGAGCGTATGATTACAGGTATTTATCATAGTCAATCTGATCCTGAAACAAGGATTGAACAATTAACTATGGAAAGTATGTTTAAAGATTCGCCTTACAGCATTAATCCTTTAGGTACAAGTAAAACCGTAGGTGGCTTTACCGCCGAAATAGTTAGCAATTATTACCATAACGAATTGCTGAACAAGAATAAAATGTTTTTGGTAGTTGCTGCAAATATTACAAAAGAAGAACTGGAGAAGAAGATTCAAGCCTCTTTTAGTGCACTTAAAGGAAAAGACTATACACCGCCAATTTACGATCGGAAGATTTTAACAGGAGAGCATTTGGTAATAGAGCAAAGAGATATTGCAACCAATTACATGAGTTGCATTATGAATGCCCCCACTATGACGAATGCCGATTATTATGCTTTTGTGTTAACAATTAATGCCCTAAGTGGCAGCATGAATTATGAACTGAGAACTAAACTTGGCTTGTCATATGCGCCTGGTGCAACCGTTAAAGTGCAACAGATCCCATATACTTCTATGTTTGTAAGTACCACACAGCCTAAAAAAGCTTTTAAAGCAATGGTTTCAGTTTATAACAATATTAAAGAAGGGAAGTACAGTGAACGTTATCTTGAGGCATTAAAAAAAGATCATCGCGATAGGTATTACAGGCATCAGGAAAGTGCAAGTTCGATTGTGAAAGATTTAGGTGAAGCAGAAGTTCTTGGCGACTATAGTATAACTGAAAATATGGTTGCAAATTTTAACAAAGTAAGCTTACAGGACATGAAAGATTCTTTTGGAAAATATTTAAAAGGTGCCATTTGGATATACTTAGGTGATGAACAAGTAGGAAGAGCTGCTTTTCAGTAATGCTTTAGGGGCACCATCGCACACGAACGACTAAGCAATCTTATAAGATAAATTTAAAAGATTGCTTAGTCAACTGAAAAAGCTTTCTCGCAATGACGATAAAGGGATGTTTTCTATTTGCTAATCAACAAAAATGCAGCTGCAGCTAATACAGATCCGGCTATCGGACCAACAATTGGTACCCAGGCATAACCCCAGTCGCTACTTCCTTTTCCTTTCATCGGGATTAAAAAGTG
The nucleotide sequence above comes from Pedobacter riviphilus. Encoded proteins:
- a CDS encoding M16 family metallopeptidase, translated to MKRFIFLINLILVFHIASAQTKAISFDVNGLKVILKPTQKETVSMSMFFKGGVMNYNAERAGIENLALASAATCGTKNYSVVDYQELADEYGIDISGSSTTDYGTISMNCISKYLDQGWKLFSDAVINPAFDKTEFQTTKERMITGIYHSQSDPETRIEQLTMESMFKDSPYSINPLGTSKTVGGFTAEIVSNYYHNELLNKNKMFLVVAANITKEELEKKIQASFSALKGKDYTPPIYDRKILTGEHLVIEQRDIATNYMSCIMNAPTMTNADYYAFVLTINALSGSMNYELRTKLGLSYAPGATVKVQQIPYTSMFVSTTQPKKAFKAMVSVYNNIKEGKYSERYLEALKKDHRDRYYRHQESASSIVKDLGEAEVLGDYSITENMVANFNKVSLQDMKDSFGKYLKGAIWIYLGDEQVGRAAFQ